The genomic region GCCCTCGAAAAGAAGCTTGGCATTTCTCCCCGCGCCATCAGCATTAACGAATACTCTTCCAGCAAGCATGAACTGGAAGGATGCCCGGGCGTTTCTGTTCCGTTCCTTGCAAAGTTTGAACGCCATGGTGTTGAAAGTGCAATGATTTCCTGGTGGTTCGTACCGCTGCCGGGTCGCTTGGGCAGCCTCTTGACCGCACAGAATCAGCGTGGCGGTGGTTGGCATATGTACAAGTGGTATGGCGACATGTCTGGCTACATGGCAAAGGTAACCCCGCCTAACGACAAGAGCGATGGCGTTGATGGTTTTGCCGCTGTAGATGCAAAGCAGAATTACGCAAGTTTGGTGTTAGGAGGAAACACTTTAGGTGACATTGACGTTGTCTTCGAAAAGGTCCCCTCTTTCTTGGGCGGCAAGATGAAGGCCATCGTTGAACGCGTGGTATGGGAAAACAAGGACAAGGCTGTTGCGAAGACCGATACCCTTTCTGTGAAGGAAGTGACTTTGAACGGTCCGTCCGTCACCATCCCGGTGAAGATTGAAAACGCCTACTACGCCTATCGTGTTTACTTGACTCCGATCAATGTTCCGCTGGAACCGTACAAGGGTGAAATTGCAATCCCGGGTAAGGTGGAAGCAGAAAATTATGACAAGGCTGGCCAGGGTTTCTCCTACTACGATATGGATATGGAAAACAAGAGCGGTTCCTATCGCGATGACGGTGTGGATATCGAAGGAGTTGACTGCAATAATGATGGAAGCTGCAAGAGCTATGTGATTGGCTACACCCAGGAAGGTGAATGGCTGAAGTACTCCGTGAATGTGGCTGCCGATGGTGAATATGCAATTTCTGCAAATGTTGCTACTTCCGCCGACACCAAGGGATTCAAGTTGTTCATGGATGACAAGGAAATTGCCGGTGACTACACTGTACCCGCAACAGGCGAAGGCTGGAGCGACTACAAGGTGATCGAAGTGGGCAAGGCAAACCTCACTGCAGGCAAGCATGTGCTGAAACTGCAGATTGTAGGCAGCTACGTGAATATCGACTGGGTGGAATTCAAGGATGCCTCCAAGATTGAAGAACCTGTGGTTGAACCGGAAGATCCTGAAGATCCTGAAAATCCGGCCTCTATCTTTACGGGCGACCTTGCTGTCAGAATCCAGAACAGCGCAATGGCTGAATATTTCAACATGAACGGCAAACGCGTAAGCAAGTCCATGATGATGCAGAAGGCTGGTGTGTATTTGGTTCGTATTCCTGGCAAGAAGACTTACATCATCCGCACCGAAAAGTAAGATCGAATTTTAAATCATACATAACATCACAACCCGAAAAAGGTAGTCCGAGAAATCGGGCTATCTTTTTTTGCATAGGGCGACGGCGGCAGAAAATTTTCAAAAAGGTTTCTGTAATTTTTATAACAGTTTTTTAAGAGTTTGTTTACAAAAATATCCACAAAGTGTGATGAAACTCATGGTTTCTGAAATTTTCATTTTGTAGTTTAAGCCCATCATGAAAACGAAAGAAAACATCGCCGTTATCAAGCATATCGCAATTTTCTGTGGCCTTGCCGTTGTGCTGGGTTTCCTTTACGGTTAATCTGCGTTAAATGCTTTTTTCCTATGGACAAACTGTCCATGGAAACTCCTTTTCTACCCTGAAAATATCTTCCATTTGGGAATATTTTTATACCTGTAAAACCGTAAAAACGGATTGGTATGGGTATGAAAAAAGAAAATTTGAAAATCATCAAGCAGACCGTTGGCTTGCTGGCTTTTGCCGCAGTTCTTGCTCTGCCTGGAATGAGTGACGCTGCAACTGTCAAAAATCCTGTCATTTGGTCTGATTCTCCGGACCCGTCTATTGTCCGCGTGGAAGACAATTACTACATGGTGACTACCACCATGCATTATGCACCGGGTATTCCTATTTTCAAGAGTACCGATTTGGCCCAGTGGCGCACTGTTGGCTATGTGTACGAAACCCTGACCAATAACGATAACATGAACCTCAACGGTGGCAAGGATGCCTACGGTAAGGGCTCCTGGGCCTCCAGCATCCGTTATCGCGAAAGTGACGGTTACTACTACGTTTTGACTCCGTCTTATACCACCAATAAGACTCATCTTTACAAGACCAAGGATATTGAAGCCGGTCCCTGGAGTGAAATCCAGTTGCCTTTCTATCATGACCCTTCCTTGTTCTTTGATGACGATGGAACTGCATGGGTTTTCTATGGTTCTGGCGACCAGATCAGCTATGTTCAGCTGAACAACGATGCTTCTGGCGTTAAGGCTGGTGGCCGCAGCGGTAAGGTTGGCGGCGTTAGCGTTAACAAGGTTACCGGTACCACCAATTACTATGTGCAGCAGGAAGGCTCTCACATGGAAAAGGTGAATGGCGAATATTACTTGTTCACCATTTCCTGGCCTGCAGGCGCCTGCCGTACTGAAATTGTTTACCGTTCCAAGAGCCTTTTGGATGGCTTCTCCGGACGAATTTTCCTCCAGAGCAATGGCGTTGCCCAGGGTGGTATCTTTGATACTCCTGATGGCAAGTGGTATGCTCTCCTGTTCCGCGATTCTGGTCCTGTCGGCCGTATTTCTCACTTGGTTCCCACCGTCTGGAAGGATGGCTGGCCGGAACCTGCTGGCGGCACCAGAAGCGCTCCCGCAACTTTGGATTTGCCCAACGATGTTGAACCGGGCTATGGCATGGTTACTTCCGATGACTTCGACGGTGACGAACTCCCGTTGGAATGGCAGTGGAACCACAACCCGGATAACTCCAAGTGGAAACTCACCGATGGCAAGCTCCGTATTACCACTGGCCGCGTTGACAGCCGTATTACCAACGTAAAGAATATGCTGACTCAGCGTACCTTTGGCCCTAAGTGTGTTGGCCGCACCTTGGTCGATGGCGCCAACATGAAGGATGGTGACGTTGCTGGTCTCGCTGCATGGCAGGACAACAAGGGTATGGTTGCTCTCGCTAAGGAAAATGGTGGCTACAAGGTTGTAATGTACAGCGGCACCAAGGATGGTGAAAAGCGTGAAGCAACACAGAACCTTTCCGGTTCCAAGGTTTACCTCCGCGTTGACTTTGACATTCCTATCGACAAGGGTACTGCTTCTTTCTACTACAGCGAAGATGGCAGCACCTGGAACAAGATTGGTACCAACGTTTCTTTGAGCTTCGACTTGCACATGTTCGTGGGTAACCGTTTCGGCCTCTTCAACTGGGCAACAAAAACTGCCGGTGGTTCCGTTGACTTTGACTGGTTCAAGATTGGCGTGAACGAAAAGGACGAAATCTATCTGGACGACATTACTGCAGAACCGATTCCGCAGACTGCACACAATGCAACTCAGACTCCGTGGGCAATTCCTGGCCAGATTGAAGCTGAAGACTTCGATGATCCGGGTAAGGGCAAGGGTGCTGCTTCCTACTCTGAAAGCGATGCCGACAACCACGGTGATAGCAAGTATCGCGATGGCACTGGCGTTGACCTGTATGCAAAGGCAACCGGCGTGGTCGTTGGCTATATCCAGAAGGGCGAATGGTTGGAATACACCATCAACGTAGCAAAGGAAGGCGACTACACTATGTTTGCTGCAGTGGCTTCTGATGGCGGCTCTAGCTTCAGCCTTTCTATCGATGGCAAGGATATTACCGAAGAAATCGCTGTTCCTGCTGCAAAGAAGGAAGAAGGTGCAGAACAGAACTTTGATGACTATAGCAAGGTGAAAGCTAATGTGGTTCTGCCTGCTGGCGTACACGTGCTCCGCTTCACTGCAACTGCAGACTGGTTCGACGTGGACTACATCAACTTTGCTGAAGGCAAGGATGCCGAGGATCCGGCTCCGATTTTGCCTCCGGAAGATCCTGAAGCAATTGGCCAGAGCGTGAAGGGCTTGGTTGATGTGGAAGCTTCTGCAAAGTACTTCGACCTTCGCGGAAACCGCGTGAACAAGGC from Fibrobacter sp. harbors:
- a CDS encoding carbohydrate-binding protein — encoded protein: MKSVLAAAAVATMSTGAFAATTLKVDLTDSIRPVTHVGSGSLYGFTESLPSNVDADVAPLKPNVFLAPARSGSGRQQGIGGAFLISPRLAKTTAKVQIRLADILPGWPYKYQNWDHWKKEVTSVVNDKKSAATQNFDGYEIWNEPNDTWKGSNNFEADLWKPTYQLLRQLDPGAKIIGPSYSFYNSTRMENFLKYCVQNNCVPDVISWHQWGSEGLVGAIENLRALEKKLGISPRAISINEYSSSKHELEGCPGVSVPFLAKFERHGVESAMISWWFVPLPGRLGSLLTAQNQRGGGWHMYKWYGDMSGYMAKVTPPNDKSDGVDGFAAVDAKQNYASLVLGGNTLGDIDVVFEKVPSFLGGKMKAIVERVVWENKDKAVAKTDTLSVKEVTLNGPSVTIPVKIENAYYAYRVYLTPINVPLEPYKGEIAIPGKVEAENYDKAGQGFSYYDMDMENKSGSYRDDGVDIEGVDCNNDGSCKSYVIGYTQEGEWLKYSVNVAADGEYAISANVATSADTKGFKLFMDDKEIAGDYTVPATGEGWSDYKVIEVGKANLTAGKHVLKLQIVGSYVNIDWVEFKDASKIEEPVVEPEDPEDPENPASIFTGDLAVRIQNSAMAEYFNMNGKRVSKSMMMQKAGVYLVRIPGKKTYIIRTEK
- a CDS encoding family 43 glycosylhydrolase, giving the protein MKKENLKIIKQTVGLLAFAAVLALPGMSDAATVKNPVIWSDSPDPSIVRVEDNYYMVTTTMHYAPGIPIFKSTDLAQWRTVGYVYETLTNNDNMNLNGGKDAYGKGSWASSIRYRESDGYYYVLTPSYTTNKTHLYKTKDIEAGPWSEIQLPFYHDPSLFFDDDGTAWVFYGSGDQISYVQLNNDASGVKAGGRSGKVGGVSVNKVTGTTNYYVQQEGSHMEKVNGEYYLFTISWPAGACRTEIVYRSKSLLDGFSGRIFLQSNGVAQGGIFDTPDGKWYALLFRDSGPVGRISHLVPTVWKDGWPEPAGGTRSAPATLDLPNDVEPGYGMVTSDDFDGDELPLEWQWNHNPDNSKWKLTDGKLRITTGRVDSRITNVKNMLTQRTFGPKCVGRTLVDGANMKDGDVAGLAAWQDNKGMVALAKENGGYKVVMYSGTKDGEKREATQNLSGSKVYLRVDFDIPIDKGTASFYYSEDGSTWNKIGTNVSLSFDLHMFVGNRFGLFNWATKTAGGSVDFDWFKIGVNEKDEIYLDDITAEPIPQTAHNATQTPWAIPGQIEAEDFDDPGKGKGAASYSESDADNHGDSKYRDGTGVDLYAKATGVVVGYIQKGEWLEYTINVAKEGDYTMFAAVASDGGSSFSLSIDGKDITEEIAVPAAKKEEGAEQNFDDYSKVKANVVLPAGVHVLRFTATADWFDVDYINFAEGKDAEDPAPILPPEDPEAIGQSVKGLVDVEASAKYFDLRGNRVNKASAMKAGVYLVKTSKGAFLERVEKSR